One region of Mycolicibacterium lutetiense genomic DNA includes:
- a CDS encoding SDR family oxidoreductase, giving the protein MTLSGKTMFISGASRGIGLAIAKKAAADGANIALVAKTAEPHPKLEGTVYTAAKEIEEAGGQALPIVGDVRDGDSVAAAVAKAVEQFGGIDICVNNASAINLGSIEDVPLKRFDLMNGIQIRGTYAVSQACIPHMKGRENPHILTLSPPIRLESEWLKPTAYMMAKFGMTLCALGIAEEMREAGIASNTLWPRTLVATAAVQNLLGGDEAMSRARKPDVYADAAYAIFNKPAREYTGQSLLCEDVLLANGVTDLSVYDCTPGGDLGVDLWVDTPNPPGYVQP; this is encoded by the coding sequence ATGACTCTGTCCGGGAAGACCATGTTCATCTCCGGCGCCAGCCGCGGTATCGGCCTGGCGATCGCCAAGAAGGCCGCCGCCGACGGCGCCAACATCGCGCTGGTCGCCAAGACCGCCGAACCGCATCCCAAGCTCGAGGGCACCGTTTACACCGCGGCCAAGGAGATCGAGGAGGCCGGTGGGCAGGCCCTGCCCATCGTCGGTGACGTGCGTGATGGTGACTCGGTTGCCGCTGCGGTTGCCAAGGCCGTCGAGCAGTTCGGCGGCATCGACATCTGCGTCAACAACGCCTCGGCGATCAACCTCGGCTCCATCGAGGACGTACCGCTCAAGCGCTTCGATTTGATGAACGGAATCCAGATCCGTGGCACCTACGCGGTGTCGCAGGCCTGCATCCCGCACATGAAGGGCCGGGAGAACCCGCACATCCTGACCCTGTCCCCGCCGATCCGGCTGGAGTCCGAGTGGCTCAAGCCGACCGCGTACATGATGGCCAAGTTCGGAATGACGCTGTGCGCGTTGGGTATCGCCGAAGAGATGCGTGAGGCCGGGATCGCGTCGAACACGCTGTGGCCGCGCACACTGGTGGCCACAGCCGCGGTCCAGAACCTGCTCGGCGGAGACGAGGCCATGAGCCGCGCCCGCAAGCCCGACGTCTACGCCGATGCCGCCTACGCGATCTTCAACAAGCCGGCGCGGGAGTACACCGGGCAGAGCCTGCTGTGCGAGGACGTGCTGCTGGCCAACGGTGTCACCGATCTGTCGGTGTACGACTGCACACCCGGCGGCGACCTCGGCGTGGACCTGTGGGTGGACACCCCCAATCCGCCCGGATACGTCCAGCCTTAG
- the mymT gene encoding copper-binding metallothionein MymT, with translation MSVVPAGTVLTCAHEGCGCRIRVESECHCKGPESNYKCTCGADMVPVTE, from the coding sequence ATGAGCGTCGTCCCGGCAGGGACCGTGCTGACCTGTGCTCACGAGGGCTGTGGGTGCCGGATCCGCGTCGAGTCCGAATGCCATTGCAAAGGCCCCGAAAGCAATTACAAATGCACATGCGGCGCCGACATGGTGCCGGTCACCGAATAG
- a CDS encoding LysR family transcriptional regulator has translation MDFTRLSYFVAVAEELHFKRAADRLMITPPPLSKQIKLLEKELGGQLFERNYHEVRLTSLGAKLLGPAREILRQVDEMKATATRLTEGAATVRVGATAYAPSDFVAQVQTAVANLAVPTEFSVPGSAAEVTAKLVSGHLDLGLIHLPTADKRLQYRVVATFQGAVAVRFDDPLATKELVSIAELRDRDVVIDFARPNPVMLAGLTRALHARGVTRIVRTTNQFGGELEMAAQVFNRHLVAVVPYAPESLIGKIFSPPEFTLVPIDETTWAPARIALAWVPERVKDPAGIEALVAELTIALARGRAQ, from the coding sequence ATGGACTTCACCAGACTCTCCTACTTCGTGGCGGTCGCCGAGGAGCTGCATTTCAAGCGGGCCGCCGACCGGCTGATGATCACGCCGCCGCCGCTGAGCAAGCAGATCAAGCTGCTGGAGAAGGAGCTCGGCGGGCAACTCTTCGAGCGCAACTACCACGAGGTCCGGCTGACATCGCTGGGCGCCAAACTGCTCGGCCCGGCGCGCGAAATCCTGCGCCAGGTCGATGAAATGAAGGCCACCGCGACCCGGCTCACCGAGGGAGCCGCGACGGTCCGGGTGGGGGCGACCGCCTATGCGCCGTCGGATTTCGTGGCGCAGGTCCAGACCGCCGTCGCGAACCTGGCGGTGCCCACGGAATTCAGCGTTCCCGGGTCAGCTGCCGAGGTGACGGCCAAGCTGGTGTCCGGCCATCTCGACCTCGGGCTGATCCATCTGCCCACCGCCGACAAGCGGCTGCAGTACCGGGTGGTGGCGACCTTCCAGGGCGCGGTGGCGGTGCGTTTCGACGATCCGCTGGCCACCAAGGAGCTGGTGTCGATCGCGGAGCTGCGCGATCGCGACGTGGTGATCGACTTCGCCCGGCCCAATCCGGTCATGCTGGCCGGGCTGACCCGTGCCCTCCACGCGCGTGGGGTGACCCGCATCGTGCGCACCACCAACCAGTTCGGCGGCGAACTGGAGATGGCCGCCCAGGTGTTCAACCGCCACCTCGTCGCGGTGGTGCCGTACGCGCCCGAGTCACTGATCGGCAAGATCTTCTCGCCGCCGGAGTTCACGCTCGTACCCATCGACGAGACCACCTGGGCGCCGGCCCGGATCGCCCTGGCCTGGGTGCCGGAGCGTGTGAAGGATCCGGCCGGGATCGAAGCGCTGGTGGCTGAGCTCACGATCGCCCTGGCCCGGGGACGGGCGCAGTAG
- a CDS encoding M15 family metallopeptidase: MMVGATVASGVAALVTLFGTSAPSPQIRLVDDTVPMTQGDGSLPDGQVLTPFDVQNPAIGRLDPRLLAAVQNAANAAAADGVTMTINSGWRSADFQQSLLDQAVQTYGSLAAARQYVQTSTASRHVTGEAVDVGGPQADHWLIANGARFGLCQIYANELWHFELVADPAGTCPPLQPNAAG, encoded by the coding sequence ATGATGGTGGGTGCAACGGTGGCCTCGGGTGTCGCCGCACTGGTGACCCTGTTCGGCACGTCCGCCCCGTCCCCTCAGATCCGGCTGGTCGACGACACCGTCCCGATGACCCAAGGTGACGGCTCGCTGCCCGACGGGCAGGTCCTGACCCCGTTCGACGTGCAGAACCCGGCGATCGGCCGGTTGGACCCGCGCCTGCTGGCCGCTGTTCAGAACGCCGCCAACGCCGCGGCCGCCGACGGCGTCACCATGACGATCAATTCAGGGTGGCGGTCGGCCGACTTCCAGCAGTCACTTCTCGATCAGGCCGTGCAGACGTACGGCAGCCTCGCGGCTGCCCGCCAGTACGTGCAGACGTCGACGGCGTCCCGGCACGTGACCGGTGAAGCGGTCGACGTCGGGGGCCCCCAGGCCGATCACTGGCTGATCGCCAATGGCGCACGCTTCGGGCTGTGCCAGATCTACGCCAACGAGCTGTGGCACTTCGAGCTCGTCGCTGATCCAGCGGGCACCTGTCCCCCGCTGCAGCCCAACGCTGCGGGCTGA